One window of Leifsonia sp. AK011 genomic DNA carries:
- the carB gene encoding carbamoyl-phosphate synthase large subunit, whose translation MPKRSDIQSVLVIGSGPIVIGQAAEFDYSGTQACRVLREEGVRVILVNSNPATIMTDPDFADATYIEPITWEVIETIIQKEKPDAILPTLGGQTALNAAIELHNHGILEKYDVELIGANFEAINKGEDRQIFKQLVLDAGADVAKSYIAHTVEEAVEFAEDLGYPLVIRPSFTMGGLGSGFAYSREELIRMVTDGLHQSPTTEVLLEESILGWKEYELELMRDTADNTVVVCSIENVDPVGVHTGDSITVAPALTLTDREYQNLRNIGIDIIRAVGVDTGGCNIQFAIDPKTGRVIVIEMNPRVSRSSALASKATGFPIAKIAAKLAIGYRLDEIPNDITKVTPASFEPTLDYVVVKVPRFAFEKFPAADTRLTTTMKSVGEAMAIGRNYSTALQKALRSLEKRGSSFHWEGEPGDKAELLAIASVPTDGRIVTVQQAMRAGATVEEVFEATGIDPWFVDQIALINEVAIEISSFRPLDESLLRLAKDHGFSDVQIAQLRGIAEAEVRALRWQLGVRPVYKTVDTCAGEFPALTPYHYSSYDSETEVAPSDRRKVVILGSGPNRIGQGIEFDYSCVHASFALSDAGFETIMINCNPETVSTDYDTSDRLYFEPLTLEDVLEIIHAESQSGELVGVVVQLGGQTALGLAQGLKDAGVPILGTTPEAIDLAEERGLFSSILESAGLLAPRNGTAVDLTGAVTIAEGIGYPVLVRPSHVLGGRGMEIVYDTESLVDYFDRVRDQAIIGPGSPLLVDRFLDDAIEIDIDALYDGTELYIGGIMEHIEEAGIHSGDSACTLPPVTLGRDIIDRVREATTAIAAGIGVRGLLNVQFAIGQGILYVLEANPRASRTVPFVSKALGIPLAKAASLVMVGRSIRSLVESGLLPEQDGSIVPMDAPVSVKEAVLPFKRFRTVEGYVVDSVLGPEMRSTGEVMGIDSNFPKAFAKSQEAAYGGLPASGTVFVSVADRDKRAIVLPVLRLSQLGFDILATEGTAEVLARNGIEARVVRKYSMGQEIVPDQPTIVELINAGEVDVVINTPSGRSARADGYEIRTATVAADKPIFTTIAQLAAAVASFEAIQDGFDVRSLQDYARDREDRLARG comes from the coding sequence ATGCCGAAGCGCAGTGACATCCAGTCGGTCCTCGTGATCGGCTCAGGCCCCATCGTGATCGGCCAGGCGGCGGAGTTCGACTACTCCGGCACGCAGGCGTGTCGTGTGCTTCGCGAGGAGGGCGTGCGCGTCATCCTCGTCAACTCCAACCCGGCCACGATCATGACCGACCCGGATTTCGCGGATGCCACGTACATCGAGCCCATCACGTGGGAGGTCATCGAGACGATCATCCAGAAGGAGAAGCCCGACGCGATCCTTCCTACGCTGGGTGGACAGACGGCCCTCAACGCCGCCATCGAGCTCCACAACCACGGCATCCTCGAAAAGTACGACGTCGAACTCATCGGTGCGAACTTCGAGGCCATCAACAAGGGCGAGGACCGCCAGATCTTCAAGCAGCTGGTTCTGGATGCCGGTGCCGACGTTGCCAAGTCGTACATCGCTCACACCGTCGAGGAAGCCGTCGAGTTCGCTGAGGACCTCGGGTACCCGTTGGTGATCCGCCCGAGCTTCACCATGGGTGGACTGGGATCCGGTTTCGCGTACAGTCGCGAGGAACTCATCCGCATGGTCACTGATGGCCTTCACCAGAGCCCGACCACCGAGGTGCTCCTCGAGGAGTCGATCCTCGGGTGGAAGGAGTACGAGCTCGAGCTCATGCGTGACACGGCCGATAACACCGTCGTCGTGTGTTCGATTGAGAACGTCGACCCGGTCGGCGTTCACACGGGTGATTCGATCACCGTGGCGCCCGCTCTGACGCTCACCGACCGCGAGTACCAGAACCTGCGCAACATCGGCATCGACATCATCCGCGCTGTCGGCGTGGACACGGGTGGCTGCAACATCCAGTTCGCCATCGATCCGAAGACCGGCCGCGTGATCGTCATCGAGATGAACCCGCGCGTCTCCCGCTCGAGTGCCCTGGCATCCAAGGCGACAGGCTTCCCGATCGCCAAGATCGCTGCCAAGCTCGCCATCGGCTACCGCCTCGATGAGATCCCCAACGACATCACCAAGGTCACGCCCGCGAGCTTCGAGCCGACACTCGACTACGTGGTCGTGAAGGTGCCCCGCTTCGCGTTCGAGAAGTTCCCGGCGGCGGACACCAGGCTGACGACCACGATGAAGTCCGTCGGAGAGGCGATGGCCATCGGACGCAATTACTCTACGGCTCTCCAGAAGGCGCTCCGCTCGCTCGAGAAACGGGGGAGCAGCTTCCACTGGGAGGGCGAGCCCGGCGACAAGGCGGAGCTGCTCGCGATCGCGAGCGTGCCGACCGACGGGCGCATCGTGACGGTCCAGCAGGCGATGCGCGCGGGCGCGACCGTCGAGGAGGTCTTCGAGGCGACGGGCATCGATCCCTGGTTCGTCGACCAGATCGCGCTCATCAACGAGGTGGCCATCGAGATCTCCTCGTTCCGGCCACTGGATGAGAGCCTTCTCCGGCTCGCCAAGGACCACGGGTTCAGCGACGTCCAGATCGCCCAGCTCCGCGGCATCGCCGAGGCGGAGGTTCGCGCCCTGCGCTGGCAGCTCGGCGTGCGACCCGTCTACAAGACGGTCGACACGTGCGCTGGCGAGTTCCCCGCGCTCACCCCGTACCACTACTCGAGCTACGACTCCGAGACCGAGGTCGCTCCGAGTGATCGTCGCAAGGTCGTCATCCTCGGGTCCGGTCCGAACCGCATCGGGCAAGGCATCGAATTCGACTACTCGTGTGTTCACGCGAGCTTCGCGCTCTCGGACGCGGGCTTCGAGACGATCATGATCAACTGCAACCCCGAGACGGTGTCCACCGACTACGACACGAGCGACCGCCTGTACTTCGAGCCGCTCACGCTCGAGGACGTCCTGGAGATCATCCACGCGGAGAGCCAGTCCGGTGAACTCGTGGGTGTTGTCGTCCAGCTCGGAGGCCAGACCGCACTCGGGCTCGCTCAGGGGCTCAAGGATGCCGGTGTACCCATCCTCGGCACGACGCCCGAGGCGATCGACCTCGCGGAGGAGCGCGGCCTCTTCTCGAGCATCCTGGAATCCGCCGGACTCCTCGCGCCCCGCAACGGCACCGCCGTCGACCTCACCGGGGCCGTCACGATTGCCGAAGGTATCGGCTACCCGGTCCTCGTGCGCCCGAGCCACGTGCTCGGCGGGCGCGGCATGGAGATCGTGTACGACACCGAGTCGCTCGTCGACTACTTCGACAGGGTGCGCGACCAGGCCATCATCGGACCCGGCTCACCCCTCCTCGTCGACAGGTTCCTGGATGACGCGATCGAGATCGACATCGACGCGCTCTACGACGGCACGGAGCTCTACATCGGCGGCATCATGGAGCACATCGAAGAGGCCGGGATCCACTCGGGTGACTCCGCGTGCACCCTGCCACCGGTGACTCTCGGCCGCGACATCATCGACCGCGTTCGCGAGGCCACGACGGCGATCGCCGCGGGCATTGGCGTGCGCGGCCTGCTCAACGTGCAGTTCGCCATCGGCCAGGGCATCCTGTACGTGCTCGAGGCCAACCCGCGCGCTTCCCGTACCGTTCCGTTCGTGTCGAAGGCGCTCGGGATCCCGCTCGCCAAGGCCGCGTCGCTCGTGATGGTCGGCCGCAGCATCCGCTCGCTCGTCGAGTCCGGTCTGCTGCCCGAGCAGGACGGGTCGATCGTGCCCATGGACGCACCCGTCTCGGTGAAGGAGGCCGTGCTGCCCTTCAAGCGCTTCCGTACCGTCGAGGGCTACGTCGTGGACTCCGTTCTCGGCCCGGAGATGCGCTCGACCGGTGAGGTCATGGGTATCGACTCGAACTTCCCGAAGGCGTTCGCGAAGAGCCAGGAGGCCGCGTACGGCGGGCTGCCGGCATCCGGAACCGTCTTCGTCTCCGTCGCCGACCGCGACAAGCGGGCGATCGTGCTCCCCGTCCTACGACTGAGCCAGCTCGGGTTCGACATCCTCGCGACCGAGGGCACCGCCGAGGTGCTCGCACGCAACGGCATCGAGGCTCGTGTCGTACGCAAGTACTCGATGGGCCAGGAGATCGTTCCCGACCAGCCGACGATCGTCGAGCTCATCAATGCGGGTGAGGTGGATGTCGTGATCAACACGCCGTCCGGACGCAGCGCGCGCGCCGATGGCTACGAGATCCGTACGGCGACTGTGGCTGCGGACAAGCCGATCTTCACGACGATCGCGCAGCTCGCCGCCGCTGTCGCATCGTTCGAGGCCATCCAGGACGGATTCGACGTGAGGTCGCTCCAGGACTACGCGCGCGACCGCGAGGATCGGCTTGCGCGTGGTTGA
- the carA gene encoding glutamine-hydrolyzing carbamoyl-phosphate synthase small subunit, with translation MTGTLDPAVLVLEDGSRFRGNAYGARGRTLGEVVFATGMTGYQETLTDPSYAGQIVVMTAPHIGNTGVNDEDPESSQIWVSGYVVRDPSRIVSNYRAKGSLDDDLTAQGVVGISGIDTRAVTRRIRDAGAMRGGVFSGADATLDPEVQLSLVLEGEQMAGRNLSAEVSTADGYVIPAEGELLGALAVLDLGVKTSTLNYLAARGFEVHVLPQSVTLDEVLAINPVAAFFSNGPGDPGASDQHVELLQGILRHDVPFFGICFGNQLLGRALGFGTYKLPFGHRGINQPVLDRETGRIEVTSHNHGFAVEAEIGDILESTTGFGRVEVSHVNLNDNVVEGLRALDIPAFSVQYHPEAAAGPHDSNYLFDRFRDMVLAHRKDTK, from the coding sequence GTGACCGGCACCCTCGACCCGGCAGTACTCGTTCTGGAGGACGGTTCCCGCTTCCGCGGCAACGCCTACGGAGCCCGCGGGCGTACCCTCGGCGAGGTCGTGTTCGCGACGGGGATGACCGGATACCAGGAGACGCTCACCGACCCGAGCTATGCGGGTCAGATCGTCGTGATGACGGCACCGCACATCGGGAACACCGGCGTGAACGACGAGGACCCGGAGTCCTCACAGATCTGGGTGTCCGGGTACGTGGTCAGGGATCCCAGCAGGATCGTGTCGAACTATCGGGCGAAGGGCTCCCTCGACGACGACCTCACAGCGCAGGGCGTCGTGGGGATCTCCGGCATCGACACTCGTGCAGTCACCCGCCGCATCAGGGATGCCGGGGCGATGCGCGGGGGAGTCTTCTCCGGAGCCGACGCGACGCTCGACCCGGAGGTGCAGTTATCTCTCGTGCTCGAGGGCGAGCAGATGGCGGGGCGAAATCTCTCCGCGGAGGTCTCGACGGCCGACGGCTACGTCATCCCCGCGGAGGGTGAGCTGCTCGGAGCCCTTGCGGTCCTTGACCTTGGTGTGAAGACCTCGACGCTCAATTACCTTGCCGCACGCGGGTTCGAGGTGCACGTGCTTCCCCAGTCGGTGACCCTCGACGAGGTTCTCGCGATCAACCCCGTCGCCGCGTTCTTCTCGAACGGCCCGGGCGACCCCGGCGCCTCCGACCAACATGTCGAGCTTCTGCAGGGCATCCTGCGCCATGACGTTCCATTCTTCGGCATCTGCTTCGGCAACCAGCTCCTCGGGCGCGCCCTCGGCTTCGGCACCTACAAGCTCCCGTTCGGACACCGCGGCATCAACCAGCCCGTACTGGACCGCGAGACCGGTCGCATCGAGGTCACGAGCCACAACCATGGCTTCGCTGTGGAGGCGGAGATCGGTGACATCCTCGAGTCGACCACCGGCTTCGGACGGGTCGAAGTGAGTCACGTCAACCTCAACGACAACGTCGTGGAGGGGCTCCGTGCGCTCGACATCCCCGCCTTCTCGGTGCAGTACCACCCGGAGGCTGCAGCCGGTCCCCATGACAGCAACTACCTCTTCGACCGCTTCCGCGACATGGTGCTCGCGCACCGGAAGGACACCAAGTAA
- a CDS encoding dihydroorotase, with translation MSFVVKGAALPDGTRTDLFIDEGRFVEEAPAGAITVDADGLVALPGLVDLHTHLREPGFEQSETVLTGSRAAAAGGFTAVFAMANTSPVQDTAGVVEQVLSLGDRHGYVTVRPIGAVTVGLKGEHLSEIGAMAQSRAQVRVFSDDGFCVHDALLMRRALEYVKTFGGVVAQHAQEPRLTVGAQLNEGALSSELGLAGWPAVAEESIIARDVLLAQHVGARLHVCHVSTAGSVEVVRWAKARGIPVTAEVTPHHLLLTEELARGYDARFKVNPPLRRDEDVHALREALADGTIDIVATDHAPHPTEAKECAWDEAANGMVGLESALSVVQAAVVESGLLGWEDVARVLSSRPAEIGLLGGYDTPFAVGSPANLTLVDPSARRSFAVSDLHGKSVNSPYLGRELPGRIVTTIHDGYATVIDGELVDVDAVADSAERAVSARG, from the coding sequence ATGAGCTTTGTAGTGAAGGGTGCGGCACTGCCCGACGGGACCCGCACAGACCTCTTCATCGACGAGGGCCGATTCGTCGAGGAGGCACCGGCCGGTGCCATCACGGTCGACGCAGACGGACTAGTCGCCCTTCCCGGCCTCGTCGATCTCCACACGCATCTCCGCGAGCCCGGATTCGAGCAGAGCGAGACCGTCCTCACCGGCTCGCGGGCTGCCGCGGCCGGAGGTTTCACGGCAGTGTTCGCGATGGCGAACACGAGCCCCGTGCAGGACACCGCGGGAGTCGTCGAACAGGTGCTCTCGCTGGGTGACCGTCATGGCTACGTCACGGTGCGACCGATCGGCGCCGTCACTGTCGGGCTCAAGGGCGAGCACCTCTCTGAGATCGGTGCGATGGCCCAGTCCCGCGCGCAGGTGCGCGTGTTCTCGGATGACGGATTCTGCGTCCACGACGCCCTCCTCATGCGTCGCGCTCTCGAGTACGTGAAGACCTTCGGGGGAGTGGTGGCCCAGCACGCGCAGGAGCCCCGCCTGACCGTTGGTGCACAGCTGAACGAGGGTGCGCTCTCGAGCGAACTCGGACTCGCAGGGTGGCCCGCGGTGGCCGAGGAGTCGATCATCGCGCGGGATGTGCTCCTGGCGCAGCACGTCGGTGCCCGGCTGCACGTGTGCCACGTCTCGACAGCTGGGTCGGTGGAGGTCGTGCGCTGGGCGAAGGCCCGTGGCATCCCCGTCACCGCCGAGGTCACCCCGCATCATCTCCTGCTGACCGAGGAACTCGCGCGCGGCTACGACGCTCGCTTCAAGGTCAACCCACCGCTTCGTCGTGACGAGGATGTGCACGCCCTCCGTGAAGCCCTCGCCGACGGCACAATCGATATCGTCGCGACGGACCACGCGCCGCACCCGACGGAGGCCAAGGAGTGCGCCTGGGATGAGGCGGCCAACGGCATGGTGGGTCTCGAGTCGGCACTGTCGGTGGTGCAGGCAGCCGTCGTCGAGTCGGGACTTCTCGGCTGGGAGGATGTCGCGCGAGTGCTCTCGTCCCGCCCCGCTGAAATCGGGTTGCTCGGGGGCTACGACACACCCTTCGCTGTCGGTTCCCCGGCCAACCTCACACTCGTCGATCCCTCGGCGCGGCGTTCGTTCGCGGTGTCCGACCTGCACGGAAAGTCGGTGAACTCCCCGTACCTCGGCAGGGAGCTTCCCGGTCGCATCGTCACGACCATCCACGACGGCTACGCCACGGTCATCGACGGTGAGCTCGTGGACGTCGACGCGGTGGCCGATTCTGCAGAGAGGGCGGTGAGCGCGCGTGGATAG
- a CDS encoding aspartate carbamoyltransferase catalytic subunit, translating into MRHLLSTADLSRDEAITLLDIAEDMSDVAGREVKKLPTLRGRTVVNLFFEDSTRTRVSFEVAAKRLSADVINFSAKGSSVSKGESLKDTSQTLAAMGADAVVIRHGASGAPRVLADSGWIDAGIVNAGDGTHEHPTQALLDAFTMRRRLHGGASRGKDLDGVRVTIVGDILHSRVARSNVWLLSTLGASVSLVAPATLLPVTTSSWPVTVSYDLDAALADAPDVVMMLRIQAERMNAAFFPSAREYSREWGLDDDRVSRLPADTMVMHPGPMNRGLEISAGAADSARSTVLEQVANGVSIRMAVLYHLLAGTES; encoded by the coding sequence GTGAGGCACCTGCTCTCCACCGCCGACCTCAGCCGCGACGAAGCGATCACCCTCCTCGACATCGCGGAGGACATGTCGGATGTCGCGGGCCGAGAGGTCAAGAAGCTCCCCACTCTTCGCGGTCGCACCGTCGTCAACCTCTTCTTCGAGGACTCCACGCGCACCAGGGTCTCGTTCGAGGTGGCTGCCAAGCGCCTGAGCGCGGACGTGATCAACTTCAGCGCCAAGGGCTCGAGCGTCTCGAAGGGTGAGAGCCTCAAGGACACGTCCCAGACTCTTGCGGCGATGGGAGCGGATGCCGTCGTCATCCGACACGGTGCCTCGGGGGCGCCGCGTGTACTCGCCGACAGCGGCTGGATCGACGCGGGCATCGTCAATGCGGGCGACGGCACTCACGAGCATCCGACACAGGCTCTCCTCGATGCGTTCACGATGCGTCGGCGCCTGCACGGGGGAGCATCACGGGGCAAGGACCTCGATGGCGTCCGAGTGACGATCGTCGGAGACATCCTGCACTCCCGGGTCGCCCGGTCCAACGTGTGGCTGCTCTCCACGTTGGGAGCTTCCGTCTCGCTCGTGGCCCCGGCAACGCTCCTCCCGGTCACGACCTCGTCGTGGCCTGTCACGGTGTCCTACGACCTCGATGCCGCACTGGCAGACGCGCCGGACGTCGTCATGATGCTGCGCATCCAGGCAGAGCGGATGAACGCAGCATTCTTCCCCAGCGCGCGGGAGTACTCGCGCGAGTGGGGCCTCGACGACGACCGGGTCTCGCGGTTGCCAGCGGATACCATGGTCATGCACCCCGGACCCATGAACCGCGGCCTCGAGATCTCGGCCGGCGCAGCAGACTCGGCCCGCTCGACAGTGCTCGAACAGGTCGCCAACGGGGTATCGATAAGGATGGCTGTGCTGTATCACCTACTGGCTGGAACTGAATCATGA
- the pyrR gene encoding bifunctional pyr operon transcriptional regulator/uracil phosphoribosyltransferase PyrR, with the protein MTARSVLQQADIARALTRISHEILESNRGSSDLVILGIPTRGVLLAQRIGAILDSIEPGSGTVGALDVTMYRDDLAKNPTRAPARTDIPSGGIDGKTVVLVDDVLYSGRTIRAALDALSDLGRPRAVRLAVLVDRGHRELPIRADFVGKNLPTAADERINVRLAEIDDTEEVTIQ; encoded by the coding sequence ATGACTGCACGCTCCGTGCTGCAGCAAGCTGACATCGCCCGAGCGTTGACTCGCATCTCCCACGAGATCCTTGAGTCCAATCGGGGCTCCTCAGATCTGGTGATTCTCGGGATCCCCACACGCGGCGTGCTTCTCGCGCAGCGCATCGGCGCGATTCTCGACAGCATCGAACCGGGCTCAGGCACGGTCGGCGCGCTCGACGTGACGATGTACCGCGACGATCTCGCGAAGAACCCCACGCGCGCGCCTGCTCGCACCGACATCCCGTCAGGCGGGATCGACGGCAAGACCGTCGTTCTCGTCGACGACGTGCTCTATTCGGGTCGAACCATCCGTGCCGCCCTCGACGCGCTCAGTGACCTCGGAAGGCCGCGCGCCGTGCGGCTCGCGGTCCTCGTGGATCGGGGTCACCGTGAGCTGCCCATTCGCGCCGACTTCGTCGGTAAGAACCTCCCCACCGCCGCCGACGAGCGCATCAATGTGCGCCTTGCCGAGATCGACGACACCGAGGAGGTGACGATCCAGTGA
- a CDS encoding ABC transporter permease — MNPGSRRTSRGWLIAAGAVLPIVLVGIWWFLSAAGIVESYRLPSPLSVVQAGIDLAADGLLGQYIAISLQRVLIGFFAGAVMGLALGALVGLSKWGSALLAPTIGGFRAVPSLAWVPLLILYLSINEDSKVTLIAIGALFPVYTTVSGALRHVDPQLVELGKAYGLGRMSLLAQVQLPAVIPSVVSGLRLALAQSWLFLVAAELIASSMGLGFLLVDSQNNGRIDRMFLAIILLGVLGKTTDALIGLLERFLLKRWG; from the coding sequence CTGAACCCAGGATCACGCCGCACCTCGAGAGGATGGCTGATCGCTGCGGGAGCGGTCCTGCCGATTGTTCTCGTCGGCATCTGGTGGTTCCTCTCCGCCGCGGGGATCGTGGAGTCGTACCGGCTTCCGTCGCCGCTGTCGGTCGTCCAAGCCGGTATCGACCTCGCGGCGGACGGCCTATTGGGCCAGTACATCGCCATCTCGCTCCAACGCGTTCTCATTGGATTCTTCGCCGGCGCCGTCATGGGGCTCGCCCTTGGCGCCCTCGTCGGGCTCTCGAAGTGGGGCAGCGCGCTTCTGGCCCCGACTATTGGCGGCTTCCGCGCCGTGCCTTCGCTGGCGTGGGTGCCGCTGCTGATCCTGTACCTGAGCATCAATGAGGACTCCAAAGTGACCCTCATCGCGATCGGCGCTCTCTTCCCCGTGTACACGACGGTCTCGGGAGCGCTCCGCCACGTCGATCCGCAGCTCGTAGAGCTGGGTAAGGCCTACGGCCTGGGCCGGATGTCATTGCTCGCACAGGTACAGCTGCCGGCCGTCATCCCGAGCGTGGTCTCTGGGCTACGCCTCGCGCTCGCCCAGTCGTGGCTCTTCCTTGTGGCCGCAGAACTGATTGCGTCGTCGATGGGTCTGGGCTTCCTCCTCGTCGATTCGCAGAACAACGGCCGTATCGACCGGATGTTCCTTGCGATCATCCTTCTAGGCGTTCTCGGTAAGACCACCGACGCGCTCATCGGACTACTCGAGAGGTTCCTGCTCAAGCGCTGGGGATAG
- a CDS encoding aliphatic sulfonate ABC transporter substrate-binding protein: MTKKFIPLIAVAAAAALALTGCVQGEGSATDVETPSATEWSSDVLNIDFATYNPLSLIIKDQGWLEEATGGDVTINWIQSAGSNKANEGLRAGALDVGSTAGSAALLARSNGSPIQTIEVYTQPNWAALLVPAGSSITSVQELAGKSIAATKGTDPYFFLLQALGEAGLSLSDVNVQNLQHADGKAALESGAVDAWSGLDPLLSTSVVTAGSKIIYDNIDFNSYGFLNATESFLEKSPDLAQLVIDAYEKAREYAIANPEETAAILAEVAAIDPAIAQTVLVDRTVIDLDPVPGDKQRKVLEFIGPIFVESGDVADQGLIDDALDSLFNTTFIEAADPSRIG, translated from the coding sequence ATGACCAAGAAGTTCATTCCCCTGATCGCCGTTGCGGCGGCCGCAGCGCTCGCGCTGACCGGCTGCGTGCAGGGCGAGGGTTCGGCCACCGATGTCGAGACCCCCAGTGCAACCGAGTGGAGCTCGGATGTCCTGAACATCGACTTCGCGACGTACAACCCGCTCAGCCTCATCATCAAGGACCAGGGCTGGCTCGAGGAGGCCACCGGCGGCGACGTGACGATCAACTGGATCCAGTCTGCTGGCTCCAACAAGGCCAACGAAGGCCTGCGTGCCGGCGCCCTCGACGTCGGTTCGACGGCAGGTTCGGCCGCACTGCTGGCCCGTTCCAACGGCTCGCCGATCCAGACCATCGAGGTGTACACGCAGCCGAACTGGGCGGCACTCCTGGTTCCCGCCGGTTCGTCCATCACGAGCGTCCAGGAACTCGCCGGTAAGTCGATCGCCGCCACGAAGGGCACCGACCCCTACTTCTTCCTCCTTCAGGCTCTCGGCGAGGCCGGCCTCTCCCTGTCCGACGTCAACGTGCAGAACCTCCAGCACGCCGACGGAAAGGCAGCGCTCGAGTCCGGTGCCGTCGACGCATGGTCGGGTCTTGACCCGCTGCTCTCGACGAGCGTCGTCACCGCAGGCTCGAAGATCATCTACGACAACATCGACTTCAACAGCTACGGCTTCCTGAACGCGACGGAGTCCTTCCTCGAGAAGTCGCCCGACCTCGCACAGCTCGTGATCGACGCGTACGAGAAGGCTCGTGAGTACGCGATCGCCAACCCGGAGGAGACGGCCGCGATCCTCGCCGAGGTTGCCGCTATCGACCCGGCCATCGCTCAGACCGTCCTCGTCGACCGCACGGTTATCGACCTCGACCCGGTTCCGGGTGACAAGCAGCGCAAGGTTCTCGAGTTCATCGGCCCGATCTTCGTCGAGTCCGGGGATGTCGCGGACCAGGGCCTCATCGATGACGCGCTCGACTCCCTCTTCAACACGACGTTCATCGAAGCCGCCGACCCCTCGAGGATCGGCTGA
- a CDS encoding ABC transporter ATP-binding protein, translating to MPPTTTLDTRALAVSLTDVDRTFPAATRGGTPRRVLRDVSLEINPGEIVALIGASGSGKSTLLRQVSGLDHPDSGAVLIGGTPLVGVDQRCAVAFQEPRLLPWRSIAHNVELGLPHGTPRAEGKRRVAELLELVQLSDAAELRPRQISGGMAQRASLARALARGPGVLLLDEPFGALDALTRLTMQDLLLDIHAAEAATILFVTHDVEEALYLADRVVLLGVEQGYKPDSGAVIRSVITVPGKRPRDRSDAALAHLRVQLLEGLGVSTHHPPHTF from the coding sequence ATGCCCCCCACGACGACCCTCGACACGCGCGCCCTCGCGGTGTCGCTCACGGACGTCGACCGCACCTTCCCTGCGGCGACCCGTGGAGGTACTCCTCGCCGCGTGCTCCGTGACGTCTCGCTCGAGATCAACCCCGGTGAGATCGTCGCGCTGATCGGCGCGTCGGGCAGCGGGAAGTCGACACTCCTCCGCCAGGTCTCGGGCCTCGACCACCCGGACAGCGGCGCTGTGCTGATCGGTGGCACGCCGCTCGTGGGCGTCGACCAGCGATGCGCTGTGGCCTTCCAGGAGCCGCGCCTCCTGCCGTGGCGCTCGATCGCCCACAACGTGGAGCTCGGGCTGCCGCACGGCACGCCGCGCGCCGAGGGCAAGCGTCGCGTTGCTGAGCTGCTCGAACTGGTGCAGCTGTCGGATGCCGCAGAGCTCCGGCCGCGCCAGATCTCCGGCGGGATGGCGCAGCGCGCCTCGCTGGCTCGGGCCCTCGCCCGCGGACCGGGCGTCCTGCTCCTGGACGAGCCTTTCGGCGCGCTCGACGCCCTCACCAGGCTCACGATGCAGGACCTCCTGCTCGACATCCACGCCGCAGAGGCGGCCACCATTCTCTTTGTCACCCACGATGTCGAGGAGGCCCTGTACCTGGCCGACCGCGTCGTGCTCCTGGGCGTCGAACAGGGCTACAAGCCTGACAGCGGCGCGGTCATCCGCTCGGTGATCACCGTCCCCGGCAAGCGGCCCCGTGACCGATCCGACGCAGCACTTGCACATCTTCGCGTCCAGCTCCTTGAGGGGCTCGGCGTATCCACCCATCACCCGCCCCACACCTTCTAG
- a CDS encoding glycoside hydrolase family 16 protein, whose product MSALQTGNRSGPVGSTDGLGRHREGLTVVEQGTELRLALRTGGRVEIRARANPDPTVMVALWLIGFEEQPAESGEICVMEIFGREIEQGGGLVGMGIHPWYDAALVDDFEKVRVDVDLTEYHDYAVEWDADRTRYFIDGIPVKSSDQAPAYPMQLMLAVFEFEPGGSYPKTFEVARVLAFD is encoded by the coding sequence GTGAGCGCGTTGCAGACCGGCAACCGGTCCGGGCCGGTCGGCTCCACTGACGGTCTGGGGCGCCATCGCGAGGGTCTGACGGTCGTCGAGCAGGGCACCGAACTCAGGTTGGCGCTGCGCACGGGTGGTCGGGTCGAGATCCGCGCGCGAGCGAATCCGGACCCCACGGTGATGGTGGCGCTCTGGCTCATCGGTTTCGAGGAGCAGCCGGCCGAGTCCGGGGAGATCTGTGTCATGGAGATCTTCGGGCGCGAGATCGAGCAGGGAGGTGGACTCGTGGGAATGGGCATCCACCCCTGGTACGACGCAGCACTCGTCGACGACTTCGAGAAGGTGCGTGTGGACGTCGATCTCACCGAATACCACGACTACGCAGTCGAGTGGGATGCCGACCGCACGCGGTACTTTATCGACGGCATTCCCGTGAAGTCGTCGGATCAGGCACCCGCCTATCCGATGCAGCTCATGCTCGCCGTGTTCGAGTTCGAACCGGGCGGCAGTTACCCGAAAACCTTCGAGGTCGCGCGAGTACTGGCGTTCGACTGA